TTTCTTTCAAATTCATTTTGTTTTTCTATTACTATTTGGCATTTTTCATAATAAGATGTTTTAGGATTATATCCTTTGGCCAATATTCGATTGTCAGTAAAAGCGGTCTTGTAATCACCGGGTTCAACGACCACCACGGTTATAAAAGGACATTCCATTTGTAAGGCTTCGGCAAAATTATTAAGAGCAGATTTACTTGCACTATAGAATGCCTGATATGGCAAACCGATTTCTGCGGCAAGCGAAGAGATAAAGATAATTAACCCTGCATTTTGTTTTCGCATATAAGGAAGGACTGCTTTCGTAACCCGAAACTGACCAATTAAATTAACATTCAATTGCATTAATGCTTCGTCGTCACCCGTTTCTTCAATGGGCCCAGCAATACCCATTCCGGCATTATTGATTAAAATATCAATCCTGCCTTTATCCTTAATGATAAACGATATACCTTCCTGAATTGAAGTGTTATCGGTAACATCCATTGGTAGTAAATAAAAACCTTGGTCAGTCAGCGTCAAGGTATTTATTTTTCGTGAAGTTCCAAACACAATATAATTATGTTGTGCCAGATGTATTGCGCAGGCTTTGCCAATACCTGATGATGCACCGGTAATTAACACAACTTTATTTTGAGAAATCTCCATAAATATTCCTTCTTTTAATTTTGAAATCCTATATATCGGTTACCTTGTTATGACCAATTTTTCGGTTAGCATCGCATCGTTAACCTTTACAAAATAGATACCGGTTTTAATATCAGCAAGAAAGACCTTTGTTTCTTTGGAACCTTTGAACTTTTCTTCTTTAATCAGTTTGCCGGTTATATCATAAATTCTTATCTGGCTAATGGTTGACGGACAACGGACAATAAAATACGACTTTGCGGGATTGGGACATATTTTTAGCGGATAGTATATAGTGCGAGATGGACAAACATCCATCGGTTTAGGATTTTCTTCTTCAATTCCAATTGGCGCAGTCAAAAATGGTCGATAATAGACCTCACCTGAAGTAAAATCATCCCAAAAATCATAAATCTTTTGCTTAATTACATTAGTATCAAGTGTAAACCAGTAATTATTTCGCGCATTGATTGTATCCGCAGAGTTATTATAAACTGTGTATCCGGTTGGTCTCAGATTATTTAGATTATTATAATTAAGTCTAATAGAACCATAATCATTTCTTATTGTTGAAGCAGTGCTATCAATAATTGTATTATTGGTGATTGTCGCTGTGCCAGAATTGTAGATGCCACCACCATCAAAATCAGCATAGTTGTTAGTTATTGTATTATTGGTGATTGTCGCTGTGCCATAATAATTGCAGATGCCACCACCACCAGCAGCAGAGTTGTTAGTTATTGTATTATTGGTGATTGTCGCTGTGCCAGAATAATAATTGTAGATGCCGCCACCATAACCATAATCAGCATAGTTGTTAGATATTGTATTATTGGTGATTGTCGCTGTGCCAGAATTGTCGATGCCGCCACCAGAAACAGCAGAGTTGTTAGTTATTCTGCTATAACCAATGTAGAGCGTGTCTTCGTTACGAACCGCGCTACTACAGGCGTATGTAATTTTACAATATTTTAGACTACAAGCAAACGCTTCAGGCTTAAACCAAAGCCGGCCCCACCTTTGAAGCGTATCTATAGCAGTAAAAGTGATTGAATCTTGCGCGGTTCCAATTGCTTTAAGTGTGCCTTTTACCATTATATATTTATTTGCAGTAAATAGAACTTTTACTCCAGGCTGAATATCAAGTCGGACCCCTGTATTAACCAGCACATTTCCAGTTATCACATACGGACTGCCTGCTGGATTCCAGACCGTATTGGTATTAATAATCCCGCTAACATAGGTCGTATCAGCGCTTACTGAACTCGCCAACACACCAAGCATTATGATTACCACAATATTACTTTTATCCATAATGCCTCCTTGCAAGGTTTTTCCCTTGCACTCACTTAAAGAGTATAAAAAATCAAAGTGCAGTCAAGGATTTCATTCTTGACATCATAAAAATTAATTTAATCACGAAAGCACTAAATAAATACGAATTCAAAACCTGTTTAGAATTAAACAGAGATATCTATAACACGAATAATTGTAATCGCACAATTTATTCTTGAATTATTATCATGATATCACTAAACTTCGTGTTTTATTTTCAAATCGGGTTTTTGTGACTTTCGCGCATTTTTATGATTTTTCTAAGTCCCCTTCTTATACGGTTGACATTTCGGGCAAAAGCGGGTTCGACGATTGCCGATTTTGGCGAACTCGATTTTAGTATTACAAATCCGACAAGGCTCACCCTCTCGGTCAAAAACAAATGCACGAAACTGATATTTCCCTTCGCTACCATCTGGTCTTAAATAATCTGAGACTGATGTTCCTTTTGATTTTATACCAACCCGAAGAACATTTTTTAGGGATTTACTCAATTTTTCTATCTCTGTTTCAGTTAAAGAATTGGCTCGGCGTAAAGGATGAATGCCCGCAAGAAATAATGCTTCGTCCGAATAAATATTGCCAATTCCAGCAGTAATCGATTGATTTAAGAGTAGACTTTTTATGGTTGCTTTACGGTTTTTAAGTTTAGAATATAAATAATTATAATCAAATCTGCGGTCAATGGGTTCTAACCCCAATGTTTTTAGTCCATTCAAAACATCCGGATATTTATTCTTAGGCACTAAATACACTCTGCCTAATACTCTCGGTTCAGCAAAACTTAAAATTGCTTTATCAGAAAGATAGAATCTGAGGCGTTCGTGTTTAGGTGCATTTTGTCTATTTTCCCAAACCAACAATTGACCGGATAGTCGTAAATGGATAATCATTTGACTGTTATTGCTTAACTCGAAAATCAGGTATTTTGCCTTACGCACGAGATTAGTTATTCTTTTACCGATAACTCCTTTTTCAAAATCACCAACTGAAGGATAACCAATAATATCTGGACGGATAATTTTAACTTTAGTTATTTTCTTATTGATTATTAACGGCTTTAGTTCTCGTTTAATCGTTTCAACTTCTGGTAATTCAGGCATTGTTTTGAATTATTATAAATATTATAAAAAGGATTACCTGGTTCAGACATTATTTTTAATTATTATATAATTTTTAGCAATGAGCCTCTGGTTCAGACATTGTTCTGAATTATTATAAATTGGAGCAAAGATTAGATGATTCAAGCATTGTTTGAATTATATAAAATGGTAGCAAAGATTATGTCGGGCAAACATTGTTCTGAATTATTATAAATTGTAGCAACGACTATATGATTTAAGCATTCTTTGAATTATATAATTGGTTACAAAGATTATGTTGGGCACATATTGTTCCGAAACTATTATATAATTGTAACAACGATAAATGATTTAAGCATTATTTGAATTATATAATTGGTTGCAAAGATTATGTCGCTCAGACATTGTTCCGAAATTATTATATAAATTGTAACAAAAGATTAGATGGTTCAAGCATTGTTTGAATTATTATATATTAGTAAAGATTATATGGAGTGAGCAAAAATTGTCAATGTAATATTGTAATGTTCCAAGAAGTACTATACAGTTTGTAAGATTTAATCATAATTGTTGTCCGCAATAAGTTTTGAGGTTGTCTATAATTAATCTCAAGTTCTATTTAAGGATAAAAGACGCTAAACCAACTAATTATAAAGCACTAAAAATTGACCCGTCAACCGAATGGTACAATAGGTCCAAAAGATACGATACAGTTTATGAGATTTAATTATAATGGATATGTGAAACAGGTCTTGAAATTAGCAAAAATTGCAATGTGTCCAAGAGATAATATACAGTTTATGAGATTTATAAATTATAATGTTATGTGAAATAAGTTTTGAGATTATCTAAAATTAATCTTAAAGTCTATTTAAGAATAAAAGACGCAATACTAACTACAGTCCTTATCAATTATAAAGCACTAAGAAAAAATTGACCCGTGACCGAATAGAATTAAACCCTTAGTTGATATTATATCTTACTACCTTGCCCTAATTACAGATAGGCTATTGAATAAATCAATCTTTGCTCAAGAATACACTGACCGATATGGTCTTTATTTAAATTAAAATAAAGATGAAATCCCAAAATATCTTCAATCTTTTGCAAGTTCAGGGACACTTTCTCTGATTTCTTATTTCAGTTCAATATTGACATTACGATTGTTTTAATTTAGACTACTAATTATGGAAAAGTTTCTAAAATACCTTAGGGTTATAGTAAAATATCGAAAGTTAATTATTTATAATGTCTTGATTGTAACGGTTGCCGCCGCAATTATCAGTTTAATCTTACCGAAAAAGTATAAAGCAGTTGCTCAAATATTACCGCCTTCTGAAGAAACTGATGTTTTCGGCGTTCTGTCTTCAACTGGTTTATCAATACCGCGTTTAAGTCGTTTAGCCCGCGCAGGAAGTTTTTTTAGAAGTTCGACACCCTCGGATTTAATCGGTGCAATCTTACAAAGTCGAACGATTTTAGAACGGATTGTTGATAAGTATGACTTGAGAAAGGTTTATAAGGTAAAAAAAGGCGTTGAGCCGGCAATAAAAATGCTTGCCAAATCTACCGAGATAAGAGTTTCTGAAGAAGGTGTAGTAAAAATAATTGTCCAAGCGCCTAAACCTCAATTAGCCGCAGATATTGCTAATGCTTATATTGAAGAAGTTGACCGCTTCTTAAAAGAATCTAATATGAGTCGGGGTAAGAGTATGAGAATGTTTATTGAAAAAAGATTAGTTACTGCTGATGCTGAACTCAAACAAACTGCCGAATCCCTCAAAGTATTTCAAGAACGCCATAAGATAGTCTCAGTTGATGAAGAAACTAAAGCCGTAATTGAGACTTATGCAAAATTAAAAGCCGAGTTATTAAAGCGGGAAATTGAATTAGGCGTCACCGAAGATATGGCAACACCGGATAACCCCTATGTCTCATCATTAAAACGGGAGATTGACGAGTTCCAGAACTTATTAAAAGACATTGAATTTGGCAAAGGCGGCAAAGGATTTGGTATTGGTTTTGCGGTTCCGTTTCAAAAAATACCGGCAATATCTGCAGAATATGCGCGTCGATTAAGAGATTATCGCGTCCAATCCGAGATTTATACTTTGCTCGTGCAACAATACGAACAGGCAAAAATTTTAGAAGCCCGCGATACTCCTAATATCACAATTCTGGATTATGCCCGCGTGCCAGAAAAAAGAAGTTTTCCTAAACGAAAAATCATTGTGTTCTTTGCCTTGGTAATCAGTTTCACGGCCAGTGTCTTACTATCCTTTGGAATAGAATATTGGGAAAATATAAAACAAAAAAGTTCCCTTTATCAAGAATTGAATTCAATGGCACAAACCTTAAAGAATAGTTTCTGGCCACTGAGAATGAAACATTATGTTCCGAAAAATAAAAAATAACTTCCGACTATATAAAGGCGCACCTCAAATTTAAAGACTTCTAATCCAAAAGAAATTAATGTCTACCGGAACATTATTAAATCAATCTTTACCTGTTAAACGCATTCCCTTCGCAATATTTTTAATATTACAGATAATCCTTTTTCTTATTGTTGTTTTGTCTCCTGCCAAGATTTCTTTAGCAACAGTTGCCAGCTTAGCATCGCTCATTTTTATTATCGTCTATCCCGATTTACCGGTCGCAGTAATAATCCTTTCGCTTATTATTACAATTGTTTTACCCAGGCCTACTGGTAGAGGACTAATACTTAAAGTCGAAGAAATATTTCCGCTGGTCGCCTTATTATTATTGGTTATTGCCTTTTTACAAAACGAAACATCAAATCGTTCGATTGGCAAGATTGGATATTGGTTAGTTGCCTTTCTCATAGTAGTTCTGATTTCTGGTATCATCGGAATCTTAAAAGAGCGCGAGAAAATATTGATTTTTGACGAACTGATGATGTTTTGGGCTTGGGGGATTTATTTTATAATTGTAAAAAGTAACCTCTCAACCGACCAAATAAAACATATCCTTATGGCTATAATCATTAGTGCACTAATTGTTAGTTTATATTATCTTTTTGAATTTGTGATGATTAGGGGAATGGCACGATTTCGCACTGACCAACAACATATTTTTAATTTTACGATTCCATTACTCTTTGCTTGTATGCTATACTATCCGCGGAAAATTATCCGAGCAATCGCAATTTTATTAATTATTCCCATGGCAATAGCAGTATATGTAACATTAACCCGGGCTTTATGGATATTAGTTCCTTTAGCGATTATTTTGCAGTATTTTTATTTTATGAAAGAAGTTTTAAGACGAACCCATCTTTTAAATTATCTTTTGCCAATTTTAGTTGTGGTTATGGTTGGAATCTTAGGATTTATGTTACTGCAGGGGCTATTCAGTGTTTCTAATTTATTGAGCGAAAGATTCGCCAGTTTTAAAATTTTAGAATACGATGTTTCTTTATTAGCACGAGCAGAGTTATCTCGATATGTAATAGAAAAAGTCGGCCAATCACCTCTTTTCGGTGTAGGATTGGCTGATTTTTTGCGCTATCAATATTTTCCCACTCTGGGTCGATTTAATGTTTATTGGTTAGATAATACCTATATGCAGTTAATTTGGAAAACGGGCATTGTCGGAACTATGGTGTTTTTAATTCTTTTATATTATTTTTTGAGGCGGGCTTGGTTTGTATTAAAAAATGCCGATACGCTTTTAGATAAAATTATTGGTTCTTCAGTTTTTTTCTCTTTTATTGCCTTAGCCATCAGTGGTCTTCAATGTGGCATCTTAGTTGGTTATCGTTTTAATTTCGTTTGGGCTGGACTAATGGCAATTGTTGAAATCAGAGCCCAGGAAATTGAAAAAAGTCTTAACGAGATTAAGAAATCATTATGACCGAAAACACTCAGCAACCGCCAGGAAAATCATTAATTATTGGCAGCGGATATTCATACATTTCTTTATTAGTAAATAAATTTATTGGCGTCTTTACCTCGATTTTTCTTGCGCGTTCTTTAGGTCCTCATAATCTCGGAATAATATCAATAATAAATTACTTATTATTACTGATGCTCTTTTTCACGGGTTTTGGTATTCCCACCGCAATCGTCAAGTTGATTCCAGAAATCGAATTAAAAAAGGGTAGTGTGGAAACTAATAAATTCATTATTTTAGGATTGGTCCTCAATTTTCTCATAATAGGAATATTATCAATCCTTTATTTTGTTCTTTCTATTCCGATTGCTAAATCGATTTATCACGAACCCAAACTTATTCCCTTAATCCAACTTAGTGTTATTGCCTTATTGGTTTTTTCCTTTAATCAATACGGCAATGCAATTATCCAAGGTTTAGCCGAATTTAAGAAATTGTCGCTTCTTTCAATGTTCACATCAATTTTCGGTTTAATTATCTTAATTCCCAGCACAAAATTTCTGGGCCTTAAAGGACCGGTAATCGCACAAGGAATAAATAGTATTATTACCTCTCTCTTGCTGATTTTAACCCTTAAAAAGATTCGTGGTGATTTGAATTTGTTTGCCTTTCCTCAATCGTTATCCTTAAAAGAATTTCGTAAAGAAAACAGTGCCAAATTGTATTGGCAAAAGTTATTATCGACCGCATTTCCCATATTTCTCTCAGGATTAGTTATGACTCCGGCCTTAACCATCCTGACAACAATATTGAGTCGATTACAAGGATTCAGTGCAGTCGGATTTTTTAATATTGCATATTCCCTAACCCAATTTATTCTCTTTGTTCCTACCGCGGTCGGCACAGCATTTATTCCCCTGGCATCAAAACTGGCGATTGAAGACGAAATGAAACTAAATAATTTCTTAATCAAAACTATTTTCGGAGTAGATTTGATTGTCATCACCCTCGCCTTTTTTATCAGTTTCTTCTCTAAAGAAATCATTCTCCTTTTTTATGGGAAATCATATTACCCAGTGCAATCAATTCTGATATTGCTATCTATCGCTTCCTTTATATCAAGTTTCGGCTATGTCTTTGGCTACTATTTAATATCAACAAATCAATTATGGTTTGCCACAATATTAAACTTAATCTGGTTTTTAGTAATAATCGCGCCGACACCAAGTCTTATAAAGCACTTTCAATTAAACGGATTAGGTCTAAGTTATATAATCGCATATATCATCTTAGGAGGAGTGAGTGCTATCTTTATTGGGAAAAAAAATAAAATTAAGATGAATTATTTACTTATGCATTTAATTGGGGGAATTATTCTTTTGGTCGGGTTGTTTTTCGTTAAGATATATTCAGCAAATTATATCTTTCAGATTGCAATTTTATTATTGTTCATTTTGTATGGATTTTACTTTACTATTAAATTATTTAATAGAAGTGAGCGACATTTAATAAAGGTTTTATTAGGAAGTGAACTTAAAAGATTTATTTATTTCGCNNNNNNNNNNNNNNNNNNNNNNNNNNNNNNNNNNNNNNNNNNNNNNNNNNNNNNNNNNNNNNNNNNNNNNNNNNNNNNNNNNNNNNNNNNNNNNNNNNNCTTTGTTGATATTTTAAGAAAAATCGGCTATTATGTCTATTATTTTGAAATTCCGCCGGCTTCAGTGCTTCAGTATATTAAAGAACCAACATTTCATAAACGCGGGCTATTAAATTTTTTCTGTCCACCAGTAAGAACCCTAACGAATTTATCTGTATTTGCCTTTCCGCCGATTATACCAGCATCAAGATTTGAGTCTGGTTATATAAGGGCTTTTAATACCAAAAGATTTATCCATCGAATACGAAAGGATTATTATTCTTTAGTTCGAATGCGGAAGAAAAAAGTCGTTGCGATAGTTGTTACACCTTATTGGTTTGATATTATTAAGGAACTAAACTTTTCGTTACTCTGCTATGATTGTATTGATGATGTTAAGGTCTTCTGCAAAGAGAAACATCTAAATTATTTTATTGGTTTACAAAGCAGATTAATTGAGAAGTCAGACTTAATCATAATTTCTGCGCAGAAACTTAAAGATGATATTTTAGCCATTAATTCACAAAAACCTATTGCCTATATTCCCAATGGTGTTGCTTTTGATTTTTTTGTCGCCAATAAGGATAACCCGGAAATTACTAATTCTTTGAAATACATCAAACGGCCGATTATTGGTTTTGTTGGCGCAATCTTTAATTGGATTGATATCGCTTTAATAAAAAAAACCGCTGAAACTTTTTCTGATTGCTCGGTGGTTTTAGTAGGACCCGTTCAAGATATCAAGATTCCCCTATTACCCAACCTTCACTATTTGGGCGTTAAACCTTTTTCTGATATTCCCGCAATAATAAATTGTTTTGATGTTTGTCTGATTCCTTTTGTTGCTGGTGAGGTTTCTGATAAAGTTGACCCAATTAAAGTTTACGAATATCTGGCATTAGGTAAACCTGTGGTCGCGATAAATCTTCCGGAGTTAAAAAAAGTGGCATCTTTAATCTATTTAGCCCAAGATGAAAACGATTTTATCAATGCGATTCGCAAAGCACTTAATGAAAACTCTTTAGAATTAAAATCTTTAAGAATACAATTTGCCCAAAAAAATTCTTGGGAACAGCGAGTAGAAAAACTAATTGATGTTGTCTCAAATTGTATTATTAAACGAGAAAGCCCAGGTCCGAGATATGAAAATTGCTATTGATGCATTAGCCGCTAAATCGTTATATCACGGTATGGGAAACTATGTGTTTAATATCATAAAACATTTATCCCGCCTGTCATTATCTAATCATTTCCTTGTCTTTAAGCGACCGAATTTGTTTTCGGAATACAATCTGACTAATGTTTGTTTTAAGGAAATCAAACTACCTTTACCTCTCCGCATTCTCTGGGAACATCTCTGTTTACCCTCAAAATTAAAAAAGGAAGAGGTGGATTTATTTTGGGGTCCAAGTAATTTTTTACCACCGCGTAAAGTCTGTCTGTATGTAGTAACAATTCATGATTTATCTTCATTTACTCTGCCTGAAACTTATTCTTATTTACGACGCAGATATTATCAAGAGATTATTACTACTTCAGTCCGGCTATCTGATTTTATTATTACGGACTCAGAGGCGTCGAAACGAGATATGCTTACATATTTTAATATGGCGAAAGATAAAATTAGAGTAATTTATTGTGGTCTTAACGAGATTTTTTTTAACCCACCATCCCAAGAATCTTGGCAAGTTATTAAAAACAAATATCACCTGCCGGAAGAATATCTTTTTACCTTAGGTGTATTAGAGCCTAAAAAGAATACTACCCGTTTACTTTTGGCTTATGCTCAATTGAAAAACAACTTGTCCTTCCTTCCGCCATTAGTCATAGGAGGTTCTCGAAGATATGGATGGAAGAACAGTTCACTTTTCCGGATGGTTAAAGAACTATGTCTTACGGATTCGGTTATATTTACTGATTTTATTGAACAAAATGATTTGCCTTTAATTTACGCGAATGCCCGCATCTTCGTTTTTCCTTCGCTTTATGAGGGATTTGGTCTACCAGTAATTGAAGCTATGGCATGCGGTGTGCCCGTTATTACTTCCAACACATCATCATTACCTGAAATTGCCGGTGATGCGGCAATTTTCGTTAATCCCTATGATGTTAATGAAATTTCCCAAGCAATAAAGCAGGTGCTAACAAATGAACATTTACAAAATGAGTTACGCGAAAAAGGAATTGAAAACGCCAAACGATTTTCCTGGAAAAATACCGCCTCCGGTGTTTTAGAAGTGTTAGAAAAAGTATTAAAACAATGAGCCCCATACTTAAACTAATTTTATGTATCCTCTCGATTTTGATAAGTCTTTCTTGTGGTTCTAATAGTGAAAAAGTAGTGGGTTACAAACTAAAAATACTTTTAGAGACAACTTCGGATTGGACGGATTTAATTTTTGACAACACTGATTTTTATTATTTAGGCGAAAAGACTCTAACATCTCATCCGGTTTCAGTTGGACTATTATCTATCAATAAAAATGTCTACGATTCAACATTCACCTCAATTGCATTTGACCTGTTCTTTTCTGAGAATATGCCGAACGAGATTAAATTTTCAGTCCGAAAAGGGGGTATCGGCTATACTAAAATTGCTTTTATCA
The sequence above is drawn from the candidate division WOR-3 bacterium genome and encodes:
- a CDS encoding SDR family oxidoreductase encodes the protein MEISQNKVVLITGASSGIGKACAIHLAQHNYIVFGTSRKINTLTLTDQGFYLLPMDVTDNTSIQEGISFIIKDKGRIDILINNAGMGIAGPIEETGDDEALMQLNVNLIGQFRVTKAVLPYMRKQNAGLIIFISSLAAEIGLPYQAFYSASKSALNNFAEALQMECPFITVVVVEPGDYKTAFTDNRILAKGYNPKTSYYEKCQIVIEKQNEFERKGGDPKEIAELILKIIQRKRKKFYYGIGRDAKSLLILGKILPRRFLLKEVAKHYGL
- a CDS encoding T9SS type A sorting domain-containing protein; the protein is MDKSNIVVIIMLGVLASSVSADTTYVSGIINTNTVWNPAGSPYVITGNVLVNTGVRLDIQPGVKVLFTANKYIMVKGTLKAIGTAQDSITFTAIDTLQRWGRLWFKPEAFACSLKYCKITYACSSAVRNEDTLYIGYSRITNNSAVSGGGIDNSGTATITNNTISNNYADYGYGGGIYNYYSGTATITNNTITNNSAAGGGGICNYYGTATITNNTITNNYADFDGGGIYNSGTATITNNTIIDSTASTIRNDYGSIRLNYNNLNNLRPTGYTVYNNSADTINARNNYWFTLDTNVIKQKIYDFWDDFTSGEVYYRPFLTAPIGIEEENPKPMDVCPSRTIYYPLKICPNPAKSYFIVRCPSTISQIRIYDITGKLIKEEKFKGSKETKVFLADIKTGIYFVKVNDAMLTEKLVITR
- the mutM gene encoding bifunctional DNA-formamidopyrimidine glycosylase/DNA-(apurinic or apyrimidinic site) lyase, which codes for MPELPEVETIKRELKPLIINKKITKVKIIRPDIIGYPSVGDFEKGVIGKRITNLVRKAKYLIFELSNNSQMIIHLRLSGQLLVWENRQNAPKHERLRFYLSDKAILSFAEPRVLGRVYLVPKNKYPDVLNGLKTLGLEPIDRRFDYNYLYSKLKNRKATIKSLLLNQSITAGIGNIYSDEALFLAGIHPLRRANSLTETEIEKLSKSLKNVLRVGIKSKGTSVSDYLRPDGSEGKYQFRAFVFDREGEPCRICNTKIEFAKIGNRRTRFCPKCQPYKKGT
- a CDS encoding Wzz/FepE/Etk N-terminal domain-containing protein — its product is MEKFLKYLRVIVKYRKLIIYNVLIVTVAAAIISLILPKKYKAVAQILPPSEETDVFGVLSSTGLSIPRLSRLARAGSFFRSSTPSDLIGAILQSRTILERIVDKYDLRKVYKVKKGVEPAIKMLAKSTEIRVSEEGVVKIIVQAPKPQLAADIANAYIEEVDRFLKESNMSRGKSMRMFIEKRLVTADAELKQTAESLKVFQERHKIVSVDEETKAVIETYAKLKAELLKREIELGVTEDMATPDNPYVSSLKREIDEFQNLLKDIEFGKGGKGFGIGFAVPFQKIPAISAEYARRLRDYRVQSEIYTLLVQQYEQAKILEARDTPNITILDYARVPEKRSFPKRKIIVFFALVISFTASVLLSFGIEYWENIKQKSSLYQELNSMAQTLKNSFWPLRMKHYVPKNKK
- a CDS encoding O-antigen ligase family protein; the protein is MSTGTLLNQSLPVKRIPFAIFLILQIILFLIVVLSPAKISLATVASLASLIFIIVYPDLPVAVIILSLIITIVLPRPTGRGLILKVEEIFPLVALLLLVIAFLQNETSNRSIGKIGYWLVAFLIVVLISGIIGILKEREKILIFDELMMFWAWGIYFIIVKSNLSTDQIKHILMAIIISALIVSLYYLFEFVMIRGMARFRTDQQHIFNFTIPLLFACMLYYPRKIIRAIAILLIIPMAIAVYVTLTRALWILVPLAIILQYFYFMKEVLRRTHLLNYLLPILVVVMVGILGFMLLQGLFSVSNLLSERFASFKILEYDVSLLARAELSRYVIEKVGQSPLFGVGLADFLRYQYFPTLGRFNVYWLDNTYMQLIWKTGIVGTMVFLILLYYFLRRAWFVLKNADTLLDKIIGSSVFFSFIALAISGLQCGILVGYRFNFVWAGLMAIVEIRAQEIEKSLNEIKKSL
- a CDS encoding oligosaccharide flippase family protein — its product is MTENTQQPPGKSLIIGSGYSYISLLVNKFIGVFTSIFLARSLGPHNLGIISIINYLLLLMLFFTGFGIPTAIVKLIPEIELKKGSVETNKFIILGLVLNFLIIGILSILYFVLSIPIAKSIYHEPKLIPLIQLSVIALLVFSFNQYGNAIIQGLAEFKKLSLLSMFTSIFGLIILIPSTKFLGLKGPVIAQGINSIITSLLLILTLKKIRGDLNLFAFPQSLSLKEFRKENSAKLYWQKLLSTAFPIFLSGLVMTPALTILTTILSRLQGFSAVGFFNIAYSLTQFILFVPTAVGTAFIPLASKLAIEDEMKLNNFLIKTIFGVDLIVITLAFFISFFSKEIILLFYGKSYYPVQSILILLSIASFISSFGYVFGYYLISTNQLWFATILNLIWFLVIIAPTPSLIKHFQLNGLGLSYIIAYIILGGVSAIFIGKKNKIKMNYLLMHLIGGIILLVGLFFVKIYSANYIFQIAILLLFILYGFYFTIKLFNRSERHLIKVLLGSELKRFIYFA
- a CDS encoding glycosyltransferase produces the protein FVDILRKIGYYVYYFEIPPASVLQYIKEPTFHKRGLLNFFCPPVRTLTNLSVFAFPPIIPASRFESGYIRAFNTKRFIHRIRKDYYSLVRMRKKKVVAIVVTPYWFDIIKELNFSLLCYDCIDDVKVFCKEKHLNYFIGLQSRLIEKSDLIIISAQKLKDDILAINSQKPIAYIPNGVAFDFFVANKDNPEITNSLKYIKRPIIGFVGAIFNWIDIALIKKTAETFSDCSVVLVGPVQDIKIPLLPNLHYLGVKPFSDIPAIINCFDVCLIPFVAGEVSDKVDPIKVYEYLALGKPVVAINLPELKKVASLIYLAQDENDFINAIRKALNENSLELKSLRIQFAQKNSWEQRVEKLIDVVSNCIIKRESPGPRYENCY
- a CDS encoding glycosyltransferase family 4 protein, yielding MLSQIVLLNEKAQVRDMKIAIDALAAKSLYHGMGNYVFNIIKHLSRLSLSNHFLVFKRPNLFSEYNLTNVCFKEIKLPLPLRILWEHLCLPSKLKKEEVDLFWGPSNFLPPRKVCLYVVTIHDLSSFTLPETYSYLRRRYYQEIITTSVRLSDFIITDSEASKRDMLTYFNMAKDKIRVIYCGLNEIFFNPPSQESWQVIKNKYHLPEEYLFTLGVLEPKKNTTRLLLAYAQLKNNLSFLPPLVIGGSRRYGWKNSSLFRMVKELCLTDSVIFTDFIEQNDLPLIYANARIFVFPSLYEGFGLPVIEAMACGVPVITSNTSSLPEIAGDAAIFVNPYDVNEISQAIKQVLTNEHLQNELREKGIENAKRFSWKNTASGVLEVLEKVLKQ